The Methanoregula sp. UBA64 genome contains the following window.
CAAGGCCGGCTCCTTCACCAATGAACTTGTGGACAAGCTCGCTTCCCGACATACGGATGAAGGTCGCTTTTGCCTCGTGGGCAACGGCCTTTGCAATCAGCGTCTTTCCCGTTCCCGGCGAACCGTAGAGCAGGATCCCCTTGGGGGGCTCCACACCGATACGCTTGAAGATCTCGGGTTTCGTGAGCGGGTATTCCACTGCTTCCCGCACTTCCTTGATCTCGTCGGTGAGCCCGCCGATCTGCGCATAGGTGATCTCAGGGGACTCTTCGAGTTCCATTACCCGGACCCGGGAATCGTACACGTTCCCGATCACTTTCACAATCGAAAGGGCGTTGTTGACCGCCACCTTGGTGCCGGCCTTTAACAGCGGCCGGATCTCATCGGATGCATGGGTCAGGTATTCCTGGTTGTTCCCCTGCTGGCGGAGATAGATCTCATTATTTTCAAGGATATCGATAACGACCGCGACAAAGAGCGGCATGCGCTTGAGCTGGTTGTTCTCCCGTTTCAGCTGCGCATTTTCCTTCTGGAGATCTTCGGCCCTGACCTTCTGTTCGAGAAGCGCTGCCTCGAGCTCGTTTAACTGTATCTGGTATTTGAGCTCGCTTGAGGGCGCGGCATTGTCAACCGAGGTCTCTTCCATATTACTCTTATATCTGCATCTTCAACCATTTATGTGGTGTGATTTTGATAGTCCGCGGACGCAGCATCTCACGGGGGAAAGGGACGGGTCGCCTGATGGTGAGCCAGGCGCCGATCTCGTTTTTATCCGGGGTCGATCCCGAGACCGGGATTGTCGTGGAGAAGGGCCACCCGCTCGAAGGCAGGTCGATTGCCGGAACCGTACTCGTCTTTCCCTTTGGCAAGGGTTCGACCGTTGGCTCGTACGTGATCTATGCCCTGGCAAAGAACGGTCATGCCCCGGCAGCGATCGTAAATGCCGAGGCTGAAGCCATCATCGCGACCGGCGCGATCATTGCTAACATCCCCATGATCGACCGGCCGGAGGTCCCCATCGACAGCCTGATTGACGGCATGGTGGCGACGGTTGACGGGGATAACGGGGTCCTCGAATATACACAAGGGTAAACAGGAGGATTTCCCTCTTTTTTTGCATTACGTTCCCTGCCGGTTTCCCTCTGACAGGAT
Protein-coding sequences here:
- a CDS encoding proteasome-activating nucleotidase, with product MEETSVDNAAPSSELKYQIQLNELEAALLEQKVRAEDLQKENAQLKRENNQLKRMPLFVAVVIDILENNEIYLRQQGNNQEYLTHASDEIRPLLKAGTKVAVNNALSIVKVIGNVYDSRVRVMELEESPEITYAQIGGLTDEIKEVREAVEYPLTKPEIFKRIGVEPPKGILLYGSPGTGKTLIAKAVAHEAKATFIRMSGSELVHKFIGEGAGLVRELFELARERAPAIVFIDEIDAVGSMRTNDGTSGSAEVQRTLMQLLAEMDGFDNRGDIRIMAATNRVDMLDPALLRPGRFDRLIQIPLPDRNARLEILKIHSKKMHLTNVNLEAIASMTEGSTGAELQAVCREAGMMAVRREAPSAEMVDFNDAVHKVKNDAQPDTRMYT
- a CDS encoding DUF126 domain-containing protein: MILIVRGRSISRGKGTGRLMVSQAPISFLSGVDPETGIVVEKGHPLEGRSIAGTVLVFPFGKGSTVGSYVIYALAKNGHAPAAIVNAEAEAIIATGAIIANIPMIDRPEVPIDSLIDGMVATVDGDNGVLEYTQG